One region of Macadamia integrifolia cultivar HAES 741 chromosome 11, SCU_Mint_v3, whole genome shotgun sequence genomic DNA includes:
- the LOC122092960 gene encoding uncharacterized protein LOC122092960 produces MGDFNATLHSHEKQGPGKFSLGSAAEFGAMVDACSMSQVPSIGRKFTWTNNRCRGNVCSVLDRSFFRGLKIAQLDFTDSGWITTTLIEWWQILGRNGFWELPIYVLVNKLKKLKGVIRDWARSAFPHLDWALEEAKRGLAQIQEQIDTEGMDDQLYALEAVAKTTLIKVMENHEKMWAAKARIRWLKFGDRYSKCFQLSTKMRRNKITIRSLKKQDGSMVDDPIQIGNYIVDFYENFHKATPTVQHEELLDNIPLILNQIDHYHMDALPGDAEIKRVVWELDPDSSPGPDGFPGAFFRRCWHIVEKKVSNAVRYFFSSSSMPQGVNNNFLVLIPKVDGADNLGNFRPLCMGNFFCKIITKVMALWLEPLLPRLISDEQGAFRKGKIIHDNIIVASKLVNLMFSSTRGGATSIKIDIKKAYDTIDWKFTFQVMHRFGFSERWIGWLNQILISTKISILVNGGPQGFFNVERGLRQGQCINLDKSKLFLGKIASARKQSISNILGIWSCSFPTKYLGVEIFNGRLKKKLWTDLAAVYFPTNPWMMVGDFNALLASHEKQGTGAFNLGSTAEFSAMVDVCHLIQLPSLGVKFTWTNNRKRGNVSDVLDRGFCNEAWLS; encoded by the exons ATGGGTGATTTCAACGCCACTCTCCACTCACATGAAAAACAAGGTCCAGGGAAGTTTAGTCTGGGCTCTGCAGCGGAATTTGGAGCCATGGTAGATGCTTGCTCCATGTCTCAGGTTCCCTCGATTGGCAGAAAATTCACTTGGACAAACAATCGATGCCGTGGAAATGTTTGTTCGGTTTTGGACAGAAGTTTCT TCAGAGGCCTCAAAATTGCCCAGTTAGATTTCACCGATTCTGGATGGATCACGACGACTTTGATAGAGTGGTGGCAGATTCTTGGTCGGAATGGATTTTGGGAGCTTCCTATCTATGTTCTTGTCAATAAGCTTAAAAAGCTTAAGGGTGTGATCAGAGACTGGGCGAGGTCCGCTTTTCCTCATCTGGATTGGGCGCTGGAAGAGGCAAAGAGGGGTCTAGCGCAGATTCAGGAGCAGATTGATACAGAAGGTATGGATGATCAGTTGTATGCCTTGGAGGCCGTGGCTAAGACTACCCTGATTAAGGTcatggaaaatcatgaaaaaatgtGGGCTGCAAAAGCAAGGATTAGATGGCTGAAATTTGGTGATAGATACTCCAAATGCTTCCAACTTTCTACCAAAATGAGGAGGAATAAGATCACGATCAGATCACTTAAGAAGCAGGATGGCTCCATGGTTGATGATCCCATCCAAATAGGGAACTACATAGTTGACTTCTATGAGAATTTTCACAAAGCTACCCCGACTGTACAACATGAGGAATTACTGGACAATATTCCCTTAATCCTAAACCAAATTGATCACTACCACATGGATGCCCTTCCTGGTGATGCAGAGATTAAAAGGGTTGTGTGGGAGCTTGATCCGGACAGCTCGCCAGGTCCTGATGGCTTCCCTGGGGCCTTCTTCAGAAGATGCTGGCATATTGTGGAAAAAAAAGTGAGCAACGCAGTCAGATATTTTTTCAGCTCAAGCTCCATGCCGCAGGGTGTGAACAACAATTTCCTTGTGCTGATCCCAAAAGTAGATGGGGCAGATAACCTAGGAAACTTCCGCCCCCTATGCATGGGAAACTTCTTCTGCAAAATTATTACAAAGGTGATGGCATTGTGGTTGGAGCCTCTTCTTCCCAGATTAATATCTGATGAGCAAGGCGCTTTCCGAAAAGGAAAGATTATCCATGACAATATTATTGTCGCTTCAAAGCTTGTGAACTTGATGTTCTCGTCCACCAGAGGAGGGGCTACCAGCATAAAAATCGACATCAAAAAAGCCTATGACACAATTGACTGGAAGTTTACTTTTCAGGTTATGCATAGATTCGGTTTCTCTGAGAGATGGATCGGATGGCTCAACCAAATTCTGATATCTACTAAGATATCAATTCTAGTTAATGGAGGACCGCAAGGATTTTTTAATGTGGAACGAGGCCTGAGACAAG GTCAATGCATCAATCTTGACAAAAGTAAGCTTTTCCTCGGCAAGATTGCTTCAGCAAGGAAGCAGAGTATCTCTAATATTTTGGGAATTTGGAGTTGTagcttccctacaaaatatttagGGGTTGAAATCTTTAACGGTCGGTTAAAAAAGAAGTTGTGGACTGATTTAGCTGCTGTGTATTTTCCAACTAATCCCTGGATGATGGTGGGTGATTTTAATGCTTTGTTGGCCTCGCATGAGAAGCAAGGAACTGGTGCATTTAATTTGGGGTCTACCGCAGAGTTTTCTGCCATGGTTGATGTTTGTCATCTGATTCAGTTGCCTTCCCTGGGTGTGAAATTTACTTGGACAAACAATAGAAAGAGAGGGAATGTGTCGGATGTTCTAGACAGGGGTTTTTGTAATGAGGCATGGCTATCTTAA